The following are encoded in a window of Fusarium verticillioides 7600 chromosome 6, whole genome shotgun sequence genomic DNA:
- a CDS encoding CMGC/SRPK protein kinase, translating into MIRAWPLMALYRRPLPMSSAVAPRLDPSILVEEEKIPNYHADRSYPVQLGQALNGRYQIATKLGYGANSTVCWRWSPEKYVAVKVNATNQRSRRPKGNELDIMRHISQVNPKHKGWHFIRKLSDSFEVQGALGTHSCLVLEALREPLWLYQTRYIGSVIPPDVLKILMQMILHALDYLHSECQIVHTDLKPDNIMVKIEDPSIFERDAQDEFDDSLPQKYIDEHTIIYLSRNNYGPLSVSTGIIHIVDFDLSVRAKPGQMHTGAIQGEIYWAPEVILNAGYTYSADIWSLGVMLWDLLEGRSLFNPTAPGNADKYDNQSHLGQISALIGPPPQSLLSSGQRTSMFYKPDGELKNPGLVPAPGDFSLEKTISCMSGEEKLRFIRFIKRMVKWSPEERSTARELLDDPWLYEDFAQD; encoded by the exons ATGATCAGGGCCTGGCCTTTAATGGCGCTCTATCGACGACCACTGCCCATGTCCTCGGCCGTTGCGCCGCGACTCGATCCTTCAATCTtagtggaagaagagaagatacCAAACTATCATGCTGATCGATCCTATCCTGTTCAACTCGGTCAAGCCCTCAACGGACGATATCAGATTGCTACAAAGCTTGGTTACGGTGCCAACTCCACTGTGTG CTGGCGCTGGTCACCTGAGAAATATGTCGCCGTTAAGGTCAATGCAACTAACCAACGCTCACGGCGACCCAAGGGAAACGAACTTGACATTATGAGGCATATTTCTCAAGTGAACCCCAAACATAAAGGTTGGCATTTCATCAGGAAGCTCTCTGACTCCTTTGAAGTACAAGGTGCATTGGGGACCCACagctgtcttgtcttggaggCTTTGCGTGAACCTTTGTGGCTCTATCAGACAAGGTATATAGGCAGTGTGATACCTCCAGATGTTTTAAAGATCTTGATGCAAATGATCTTGCATGCACTCGACTATCTCCATTCCGAGTGTCAAATCGTTCATACAG ACCTCAAGCCTGACAACATAATGGTGAAAATTGAGGACCCTTCGATTTTTGAACGAGACGCTCAGGACGAGTTCGACGATTCCTTGCCACAAAAATACATTGATGAACATACAATCATCTACCTCTCTCGAAATAACTACGGGCCACTTTCTGTTTCGACAGGGATCATTCATATTGTAGACTTCGATCTGTCTGTTCGGGCAAAGCCAGGCCAAATGCATACCGGTGCCATTCAGGGAGAAATATACTGGGCACCAGAGGTTATACTTAATGCAGGCTACACATACTCTGCCGACATTTGGAGCCTAGGAGTCATG TTATGGGACTTGCTCGAGGGAAGGAGCCTTTTCAATCCTACAGCCCCCGGCAACGCCGATAAATATGACAACCAATCGCACCTGGGTCAGATTTCTGCCTTGATCGGACCTCCACCGCAGAGTCTACTGTCTAGCGGCCAAAGAACTTCCATGTTCTACAAACCCGACG GCGAGCTCAAGAATCCTGGACTTGTCCCGGCCCCTGGCGATTTCAGCTTGGAGAAAACCATTAGTTGCATGAGcggcgaggagaagctgaggTTTATTCGATTCATCAAGAGAATGGTGAAGTGGAGTCCAGAGGAGAGAAGTACTGCAAGAGAACTGCTTGATGACCCATGGTTATATGAAGACTTTGCCCAAGATTAG
- a CDS encoding CMGC/SRPK protein kinase → MSTSPPPTPPSRAAGDQERRFRDITSPCEWIEDYRPGGFHPVHLGDLFNDGQFKVIRKLGEGAYSTVWLAHDLRNSRYVALKILISENTEETSHELHVLHHLAKVAPQDGIRYITQLLTDFEHKGPNGIHKCLIFEPMGPSVNSMVYELPQFKPRKYGMKIRYPPQIAKRILLQRLQGLSFLHENGVAHGDFQPGNILFSVQSIDFLDETSLRQEENVQAKSISPPVERLDGKQDKWAPHYLCLAQPLAPYASVSENLQVKLSDMGAAYFLSNPPKKPITPLGLRAPELVLMGEVDKSLDIWSFGCLVFELVAGQPLFCIPAYNDRTEEDDNHILELQAKLGPLPDELYSRWETSSQYYTKDRKLYNCQLGGIGEGEEPLMLEQTSMEEAFDLTAPDLTYDEAEKVKRLIRRILQYDPSKRPTIKDILRDPWFAEDQTSDFGTQLWG, encoded by the exons ATGAGCActtcacctccaccaacccCGCCTTCAAGGGCAGCAGGCGACCAAGAGCGGCGTTTCAGAGATATTACGTCGCCTTGCGAATGGATAGAGGACTACCGCCCAGGCGGCTTCCATCCCGTACACCTCGGTGATTTATTCAATGATGGCCAGTTCAAGGTGATCCGGAAGCTTGGAGAGGGTGCTTACTCAACTGTCTGGCTTGCACACGACCTGAG AAACTCTCGCTATGTTGCCCTCAAGATTCTTATCTCAGAGAATACAGAGGAGACCAGCCACGAGTTACATGTACTGCACCATCTTGCAAAGGTTGCCCCGCAAGATGGGATTAGGTATATTACTCAACTTCTTACAGACTTTGAGCACAAAGGTCCAAACGGCATCCACAAATGCCTTATCTTTGAACCCATGGGCCCATCTGTCAACTCTATGGTATACGAATTGCCCCAGTTCAAACCACGCAAGTATGGAATGAAGATTCGCTACCCCCCTCAGATAGCGAAACGCATCCTCCTGCAAAGATTGCAGGGGTTGTCATTCCTTCATGAGAATGGTGTTGCACATGGAGATTTCCAGCCCGGCAATATTCTATTCTCAGTCCAGTCTATCGATTTCCTAGATGAAACGTCCCTCCGCCAGGAAGAAAACGTCCAGGCAAAGTCAATCTCGCCTCCTGTAGAGAGACTTGATGGCAAGCAAGACAAATGGGCGCCGCACTATCTCTGCCTTGCTCAACCATTAGCACCCTACGCGAGCGTTTCCGAGAACCTCCAGGTCAAGCTATCTGATATGGGTGCTG CCTACTTTCTGAGCAATCCCCCCAAGAAACCCATCACGCCGCTTGGCCTACGAGCGCCGGAGCTTGTTCTCATGGGAGAGGTGGACAAGTCTCTCGACATATGGAGTTTTggttgtcttgtctttgagcTCGTCGCCGGACAACCTCTGTTCTGTATTCCTGCATACAACGACAGgaccgaagaagatgatAACCACATTCTTGAGCTCCAGGCGAAACTTGGTCCACTCCCTGATGAGCTTTACAGCCGCTGGGAAACCTCTTCACAGTACTATACAAAGGACAGAAAGCTTTATAATTGCCAGCTTGGTGGCATCggtgagggagaagagccGCTTATGCTAGAACAGACTTCTATGGAGGAAGCCTTCGACTTGACAGCCCCGGACTTGACTTATGACGAGGCAGAGAAGGTCAAGAGGCTTATTCGTCGAATTCTCCAATATGATCCTTCTAAAAGACCTACAATCAAGGATATTCTACGTGATCCGTGGTTTGCGGAGGATCAAACCTCAGATTTTGGTACGCAACTATGGGGTTAA